In the genome of Metabacillus litoralis, the window GAAGTTGAACGTAATGGCGAAATGTTAAGCTTTGAAGTGGTGCCTGAAGCAACAAAAGTTGGCGAAACTGTCATTGGACGAATTGGTGCATACAATCCTGTTGATAAGTCATTTGGCAGTTCGTTAAAATATGGTTTTGTTGAAACGTATACGTGGACGAAGGAAATTTTAATCGGGTTTGGAAAGCTTGTAACAGGACAATTCTCAATTGACATGCTATCAGGGCCTGTTGGTATTTATGACATGACAGATCAAGTTGCCGAGTCTGGGACAACGAATTTATTAAGATGGGCAGCACTCCTAAGTATTAATCTAGGAATAGTTAACCTGTTGCCGATCCCAGCCTTAGATGGTGGTCGCTTATTATTTTTATTCATTGAGGCATTAAGAGGAAAACCAATTGATCGTCAAAAAGAAGGAATTGTTCATTTTATCGGTTTTTCTTTGCTTATGCTTTTAATGCTTGTTGTTACATGGAATGATATTCAACGCTTATTTCTGTAAAGAAGTTTAATTAAAATAGAGGTGCTCGTAAATGAAACAAAGTATGACGTTTATTCCTACTCTTAGAGAAGTTCCAGCTGATGCTGAAGTGAAAAGCCATCAGCTCATGCTACGAGCTGGATTTATTAGACAAAATACAAGTGGCGTATATAGCTACTTACCTTTAGCACAAAAAGTACTAAAGAAAATTGAACAAATTGTACGTGAGGAAATGAATAAAGCAGGAGCTTCTGAGTTATTAATGCCTGCATTACAGCAAAGTGAACTTTGGCAGGAATCAGGTCGATGGTATTCCTATGGCCCTGAGTTAATGAGATTAAAAGACCGCCATAACCGCGAATTTGCTCTAGGAGCAACACATGAAGAAATGATTACAAGCCTTGTTCGTGATGAAGTGAAGTCATACAAACGTCTCCCACTTGGTTTGTACCAAATTCAAACAAAATTTCGCGATGAAAAACGTCCAAGATTTGGTGTTTTACGAGGGCGTGAATTTATTATGAAAGATGCATATACCTTCCACGCAACAAACGAGAGTCTGGATGAAGGTTATGAAAAAATGTTTACAGCCTACCAAAATATTTTCACACGCTGTGGCTTAGATTTTAGAGCGGTCATCGCAGACTCAGGTGCAATGGGTGGAACTGACACTCACGAATTTATGGTTCTTTCAGAGATTGGTGAAGACACAATTGCATATTCAGACACATCTCAATATGCAGCAAACATTGAAATGGCTCCGGTTATTTCAACATATGAAAAGAGTTCGGAAGAGCATCAATCATTAGAAAAAATAGAAACACCAAACCAAAAAACGATAGAAGAAATTTCTACTTTTTTAAAGATCTCAAAAGAAAATTGTATTAAATCAGTTTTATTTAAAGTAGATGAAAAGTTTGTACTCGTTCTCGTTCGTGGAGACCACGAAGTGAATGATATTAAAGTGAAAAATTTATACTCTGCTTCAGTAGTTGAATTAGCAACAGCCGAGGAAACAAAAGAAGCATTAAATTGTGTTCCTGGTTATGTAGGTCCAATTCATGTTTCAGAGGATGTTGAAGTCATTGGGGATCTTGCAGTTGCAGCTATAGTAAATGGAGTATGCGGTGCTAATGAAGAAGGGTTCCACTATACAGGTGTTAATTTAGAACGAGATGCATCTGTTACTCAATATGCTGATTTGCGTTTTATTCAAGAAGGTGATCTTTCTCCTGATGGTGAAGGCATGATTAAATTTGCTAAAGGTATAGAAGTTGGTCATGTTTTTAAATTAGGAACAAGATATAGTGAAGCAATGAATGCTACATTCCTTGATGAAAATGGCCGAACGCAACCAATGATTATGGGCTGCTATGGCATTGGAGTATCTAGAACATTAGCTGCTGTTATCGAGCAGAATAACGACGAAAATGGAATTGTTTGGCCTGAAGCGTTAGCACCATTTCAACTTCATGTGATTCCTATTAATGTGAAAAATGATGCTCAAAGAGAACTAGGTGAAAAGCTATACAATATATTTACAGACCTTGGTTATGAAGTTCTTCTTGATGATCGTCAAGAACGAGCAGGGGTTAAATTTGCTGATTCCGATTTAATCGGCTTACCAGTTCGTGTAACAGTTGGTAAAAAGGCTGAAGAAGGAATTGTAGAAGTTAAAATTCGTAAAACAGGTGAGTCTTTTGAAGTTTCAGTTGATGAACTAGAAGGTAAAGTAAAACAAATACTTGGTAACTTAAAAATAGTTACTGCAAAGACAAAACCATGTTAAAATAATAAAATGAGAAGAAGAGGCTGACTCGATAAATTTAGACAATTTTCTTTTGAATTGTCTAATAATGGGGCAGCCTCTTCAATTGTGAAAAAATAATATTCATGATATTGGGAGAGGGGATATAAAAGGTCATGGACATGTTAAACAACCAAATTGAGCGATTTCAACTCCTGCTCCAGCAAATAAATTTAACAGAAGATGCAGCCGTTGTTCATTTTAGAAATGGATCAATTGCTAGATTAACTGTTCATAAGCAATTGAAAAAATGGCATTTCCATTTTCAATTTGATAAAATTCTACCCTTTGATGTGTACCATTTATTTAAAACAAAACTATCAAAGGCTTTTTCACATATTGCAGATGTATCTTTTACATTTGAAGCAAGAGACCAAGCTTTTGATGAAAAGTTAGTACAAGATTATTGGTCAATTTGTATTCAAGAGATGGATGGTATTTCACCTCCGATGCTTGCTTTACTAAATGAGCAAAAGCCAACCCTTCAAGGGCTGAAGGTAATCGTAAAAACAAAAAACGATACAGAAGCAATGACGATAAAAAGAAAATATGCTTCTCTTATTCAAGAAAGCTTTCAGCAGTTTGGCTTTCCAACCTTTCAAATGGATACGACTGTAGCAGTAACAGAAGAAGAGATTAAGCAATTTCAAGAGCAGAAGCTTCAAGAAGATAAAGCAAGAGGTTTCCAAGCGTTAACTGACATGGAAAATGCAGAAAAAGAGGATTCAATTCAGCCTGAGCTTTCCGGACCATTAACAATCGGTTATACAATTAAAGATGATGAAGAAATTCGAACAATGGCTTCCATTGAAGATGAAGAAAGAAGAGTAGCATTACAGGGTTATGTTTTTGATGCTGAAACAAGAGAATTACGAAGTGGAAGAACATTATTAACCTTTAAAATTACTGATTATACAAGCTCAATACTAGTGAAAATGTTTGCGAGAGATAAAGAAGATGCAGTATTGGTACAAGCTGTAAAGAAAGGTATGTGGCTTAAAGTAAGAGGTAGTATCCAAAATGACACCTTTGTCCGAGATCTAGTTATGATTGCAAATGATATCAATGAAGTTGCACCTAGAGAAAGACAAGATACTGCACCTGAAGATGAAAAGCGAGTCGAATTACATTTACATTCACCAATGAGTCAAATGGATGCTGTCACTTCAGTTAGCAAATATATTGAGCAAGCGAAGAAATGGGGTCATAAAGCAATAGCTCTAACAGATCATGCTGTTGCACAATCCTTTCCAGAGGCTTATTCTGCCGGGAAAAAGAATGGAATCAAAGTGTTATTTGGTGTTGAAATCAACTTAGTAGATGATGGGGTTCCGATTGCTTATAATTCTGAACATCGTTTATTGTCAGCAGAAACCTATGTTGTGTTTGACGTTGAAACAACAGGGCTTTCTGCAGTTTACGATACGATTATTGAGCTTGCAGCTGTTAAGATTCGTGACGGTGAAATTGTTGATCGCTTTGAATCCTTTGCTAACCCACACCATCCACTGTCAGCTACAACAATCGATTTAACTGGTATTACGGACGATATGGTAAGGGATGCCCCAAATGTAGACGTAGTATTAAGGAAATTTAAAGAATGGATTGGGGACGACATTTTAGTTGCGCACAACGCAAGCTTTGATATGGGGTTTTTAAATGTTGGGTATAAAAAACTTCTAGGTGAGGAAAAAGCAAAGAATCCTGTAATTGATACATTAGAGTTAGGTAGATTTCTATATCCTGAAATGAAAAACCACCGATTGAACACTCTTTGTAAAAAGTTTGATATTGAGTTAACACAGCATCACCGTGCTATTTATGATGCGGAAGCAACAGGATACTTGCTTATTAAAATGTTAAAAGATGCTGCTGAACAAGAAATCGAATATCATGATCAATTTAATGAAAATATGGGAAAAGGAAATGCCTACCAGCGTTCTCGTCCATATCATGCAACAATTCTTGCTCAGAATGAAACAGGGTTAAAAAATCTATTTAAATTAGTTTCAATCTCACATATTAACTATTTTTATCGAGTTCCACGAATTCCGCGCTCACAGCTTAATAAACACCGTGAAGGTCTTATTATTGGATCAGCATGTGATAAAGGAGAGGTTTTTGAAGGGATGATGCAAAAATCTCCTGAGGAAGTTGAGGAGATCGCTGCATTTTATGATTATTTAGAAGTGCATCCTTTAGAAGTTTATCAACACCTTATCACGCTTGATTATATAAAGGATAACAATGCTCTACAGGAAATTGTAACGAATATTGTGAAGCTTGGTGAAAAATTAAATAAACCAGTTGTGGCAACGGGGAATGCCCATTACCTTAATCCTGTTGATAAAATTTATCGCAAAATATTGGTTAGTTCTCAAGGTGGAGCTAATCCATTAAATCGCCATGAGCTACCGGATGTTCATTTTCGCACAACAGATGAAATGCTAAATGCTTTTTCATTTCTTGGCACAGAAAAGGCGAAAGAAATCGTAGTAGAAAATACAAACAAAATAGCCGATATGATTGAAGAAGTTAAACC includes:
- a CDS encoding proline--tRNA ligase, encoding MKQSMTFIPTLREVPADAEVKSHQLMLRAGFIRQNTSGVYSYLPLAQKVLKKIEQIVREEMNKAGASELLMPALQQSELWQESGRWYSYGPELMRLKDRHNREFALGATHEEMITSLVRDEVKSYKRLPLGLYQIQTKFRDEKRPRFGVLRGREFIMKDAYTFHATNESLDEGYEKMFTAYQNIFTRCGLDFRAVIADSGAMGGTDTHEFMVLSEIGEDTIAYSDTSQYAANIEMAPVISTYEKSSEEHQSLEKIETPNQKTIEEISTFLKISKENCIKSVLFKVDEKFVLVLVRGDHEVNDIKVKNLYSASVVELATAEETKEALNCVPGYVGPIHVSEDVEVIGDLAVAAIVNGVCGANEEGFHYTGVNLERDASVTQYADLRFIQEGDLSPDGEGMIKFAKGIEVGHVFKLGTRYSEAMNATFLDENGRTQPMIMGCYGIGVSRTLAAVIEQNNDENGIVWPEALAPFQLHVIPINVKNDAQRELGEKLYNIFTDLGYEVLLDDRQERAGVKFADSDLIGLPVRVTVGKKAEEGIVEVKIRKTGESFEVSVDELEGKVKQILGNLKIVTAKTKPC
- a CDS encoding PolC-type DNA polymerase III, whose translation is MDMLNNQIERFQLLLQQINLTEDAAVVHFRNGSIARLTVHKQLKKWHFHFQFDKILPFDVYHLFKTKLSKAFSHIADVSFTFEARDQAFDEKLVQDYWSICIQEMDGISPPMLALLNEQKPTLQGLKVIVKTKNDTEAMTIKRKYASLIQESFQQFGFPTFQMDTTVAVTEEEIKQFQEQKLQEDKARGFQALTDMENAEKEDSIQPELSGPLTIGYTIKDDEEIRTMASIEDEERRVALQGYVFDAETRELRSGRTLLTFKITDYTSSILVKMFARDKEDAVLVQAVKKGMWLKVRGSIQNDTFVRDLVMIANDINEVAPRERQDTAPEDEKRVELHLHSPMSQMDAVTSVSKYIEQAKKWGHKAIALTDHAVAQSFPEAYSAGKKNGIKVLFGVEINLVDDGVPIAYNSEHRLLSAETYVVFDVETTGLSAVYDTIIELAAVKIRDGEIVDRFESFANPHHPLSATTIDLTGITDDMVRDAPNVDVVLRKFKEWIGDDILVAHNASFDMGFLNVGYKKLLGEEKAKNPVIDTLELGRFLYPEMKNHRLNTLCKKFDIELTQHHRAIYDAEATGYLLIKMLKDAAEQEIEYHDQFNENMGKGNAYQRSRPYHATILAQNETGLKNLFKLVSISHINYFYRVPRIPRSQLNKHREGLIIGSACDKGEVFEGMMQKSPEEVEEIAAFYDYLEVHPLEVYQHLITLDYIKDNNALQEIVTNIVKLGEKLNKPVVATGNAHYLNPVDKIYRKILVSSQGGANPLNRHELPDVHFRTTDEMLNAFSFLGTEKAKEIVVENTNKIADMIEEVKPIKDDLYTPKIEGADEEIREMSYSMARSIYGENLPELVEARLEKELKSIIGHGFAVIYLISHKLVKKSLDDGYLVGSRGSVGSSFVATMTEITEVNPLPPHYVCPDCRHSEFFNDGSVGSGFDLPNKECPKCGAQYTKDGHDIPFETFLGFKGDKVPDIDLNFSGEYQPTAHNYTKVLFGEDNVFRAGTIGTVAEKTAYGYVKGYANDRNIIYRGAEVDRLVQGCTGVKRTTGQHPGGIIVVPDYMDIFDFSPIQYPADATGSEWRTTHFDFHSIHDNLLKLDILGHDDPTVIRMLQDLSGIDPKTIPTDDPEVMKIFSGTESLGVTEEQIMCKTGTLGIPEFGTRFVRQMLEDTKPTTFSELVQISGLSHGTDVWLGNAQELIHNKTCTLSEVIGCRDDIMVYLIYQGLEPSFAFKIMESVRKGKGLTDEMMEEMKKQEVPGWYIDSCLKIKYMFPKAHAAAYVLMAVRIAYFKVHLPLLYYAAYFTVRADDFDIDTMVKGSASIKAKIEEINLKGLDASPKEKNLLTVLELSLEMCERGFAFQKVDLYRSSADEFLIDGNTLIPPFNSIPGLGTNAAINIVKAREEGEFLSKEDLQQRGKVSKTIIEYLTNHGCLDELPDQNQLSLF